The Lysobacter panacisoli genome includes a window with the following:
- a CDS encoding DUF1439 domain-containing protein, with amino-acid sequence MYPRRISRILVAAAFGVALAACTSLGALLGNDVRFTPMQLQHSLDRNFPKHYDKLGGLVSMTLMNPRVSIPQGSSRLRVDFDLGVSALGSDSSRPDGHFALTSALRYDPGTRGLHLQEPRIEDVNVPGLGGAMNASSRALLNSWLGEYARQEPVYRLDNSLLDRLGSRRIGTTTIEQGTVVVHLDQ; translated from the coding sequence ATGTACCCGCGCCGCATTTCCCGAATCCTCGTCGCCGCCGCGTTCGGCGTCGCACTCGCCGCCTGCACCAGCCTGGGCGCCCTGCTCGGCAACGACGTGCGCTTCACGCCGATGCAGTTGCAGCATTCGCTGGACCGCAATTTCCCCAAGCATTACGACAAGCTCGGCGGACTGGTCTCGATGACGCTGATGAACCCGCGTGTGTCGATCCCGCAAGGCTCCAGTCGCCTGCGTGTGGATTTCGACCTCGGCGTGTCCGCGCTCGGCAGCGACAGCAGCCGGCCCGACGGCCATTTCGCGCTGACCAGCGCGCTGCGCTACGACCCCGGCACGCGCGGCCTGCACCTGCAGGAGCCGCGCATCGAAGATGTGAACGTACCCGGCCTGGGCGGCGCGATGAACGCCAGTTCGCGTGCGCTGCTCAATTCATGGCTCGGCGAATACGCACGGCAGGAGCCGGTCTATCGCCTCGACAACAGCCTGCTCGACCGCCTCGGCTCGCGTCGCATCGGCACGACCACGATCGAACAGGGCACCGTCGTCGTCCACCTGGATCAGTGA
- a CDS encoding LysE family translocator — MPLFDTQTLLAYLAAAAVLVILPGPGTAWIVAQSLSGGMRRGLQAGLGLETATLLHAVAAGLGLSAVLATSALAFEAIKYLGAAYLIWLGIKAWRSGEAPAESTPPAATSGRGVYLRSVVTGVLNPKVALFFLAFLPQFVHPERGWVWLQFLVLGALLALVGLCNDVFLSVAVGRLGRRVAGRGGRWMQRATGTLFIGLGLRLAIQQRA, encoded by the coding sequence ATGCCGCTGTTCGACACCCAGACCCTGCTCGCCTACCTCGCCGCCGCGGCGGTGCTGGTGATCCTGCCCGGGCCGGGAACCGCGTGGATCGTCGCGCAGAGCCTGTCCGGCGGGATGCGTCGCGGCTTGCAGGCCGGGCTGGGACTGGAGACCGCGACGCTGCTGCATGCGGTCGCGGCGGGGCTGGGCCTGTCGGCGGTGCTGGCCACGTCGGCGCTGGCGTTCGAGGCGATCAAGTACCTCGGCGCGGCGTATCTGATCTGGCTCGGCATCAAGGCCTGGCGCAGTGGCGAGGCGCCGGCCGAAAGCACACCGCCGGCCGCGACGTCGGGGCGCGGCGTCTACCTGCGTTCGGTCGTGACCGGCGTGCTCAATCCGAAGGTCGCGCTGTTCTTCCTCGCGTTCCTGCCGCAGTTCGTGCATCCCGAACGCGGCTGGGTGTGGCTGCAGTTCCTCGTGCTCGGCGCATTGCTCGCACTGGTGGGGCTGTGCAACGACGTGTTCCTCAGCGTCGCGGTCGGTCGCCTCGGCCGCCGTGTCGCGGGTCGTGGCGGACGCTGGATGCAGCGCGCGACCGGCACGCTGTTCATCGGCCTGGGCCTGCGCCTTGCGATCCAGCAGCGGGCCTGA
- a CDS encoding PIN domain-containing protein, which yields MSTIASGAERGPPRIVLDTNVCLDLFVFADPRVAPLRDALRSGALSGVTDEACRDEWQRVLAYPVLKLDDATRATCLSDYDAVMRVGTFPRTESNPLPRCADPDDQKFLELAAGCEARWLLSRDDALLKLARRMQRECSLDILTPAQWVEAWSSPR from the coding sequence GTGAGCACCATCGCGTCCGGCGCGGAACGCGGTCCGCCGCGCATCGTGCTGGACACCAATGTCTGCCTCGACCTGTTCGTGTTCGCCGATCCGCGCGTCGCGCCGCTGCGCGATGCGCTACGTTCCGGTGCGTTGTCCGGCGTCACCGATGAAGCCTGTCGCGACGAATGGCAGCGCGTGCTGGCCTACCCCGTACTGAAACTCGACGATGCGACGCGCGCGACGTGTCTGTCCGACTATGACGCCGTGATGCGCGTGGGGACATTCCCGCGCACGGAATCGAATCCCTTGCCCCGCTGCGCGGATCCGGACGACCAGAAGTTCCTGGAGCTCGCTGCCGGCTGCGAGGCACGATGGCTGCTCAGTCGCGACGACGCGCTGTTGAAGCTCGCGCGGCGGATGCAACGCGAGTGTTCGCTCGACATCCTGACGCCAGCGCAGTGGGTGGAGGCGTGGTCGTCACCGCGCTGA
- a CDS encoding DUF5916 domain-containing protein codes for MRVPLTLAILAALSAPVSAVEIDGRVDPAEWQGARHVTDFRKVQPLSLDPASLPTEAWILATPEGLAIAFRNQQPASVPRTRQRVQRDFEEQVDRVNLMIDYDGDGRTGYNFTVSSTDGIADAVITNESQFNDDWDGNWRHAVSEDDEYWYVEMLIPWYIAPMREGRDGTRTVKIYLDRVIGSTGERSAWPGASFQRPRFLSDFAPVEMPQYSQSLLAITPYASGLYDNVNHSSDFDGGADLFWKPNGQFQLSATLNPDFGQVESDDLVVNFDATEIFISDKRPFFTENQGIFEFTTPSDYSQLLYTRRVGGPADDGDGAGDITAAVKLNGSIGATKYGVFAADEADEVGRTFGALRVVRDMDKQNLGAMVTHVDRPFLDRDATVMGVDHNWRPSARVSVETRLIGSQIDESGRTTDDTGATMWVNYEMDHGWRQRWLAMHFGNELEINDFGYLQRNSTNYFNWEVLRRFTDLPADSRYSSKDWRGRISGTDNDHGDRLQRQLRISREGNLRNGSYEYAQININTSGVDDLLTRGNGLVDKPSSFNAYFEFTRPRKGDWAWEVEADLFSGGLAGNDKVGYDLRVQPTYFISDAFSVYLGGYYERIPSWLVWQNDNLIGEFNEHMLQLDAGMDWTITSKQELRVKLQAIGLDADLEQAYRVAQNGASIPTDEPVEDFSVSNLGFQIRYRYELAPLSYLYVVYGRGGFDQQPFADGADRALRDSMDLRDDEQLLVKLSYRFEL; via the coding sequence ATGCGTGTCCCGCTGACCCTGGCCATCCTGGCCGCCCTGTCCGCTCCGGTTTCCGCCGTGGAGATCGACGGCCGCGTCGATCCGGCCGAATGGCAGGGCGCGCGCCACGTGACCGACTTCCGCAAGGTCCAGCCGCTGTCGCTGGATCCGGCCTCGTTGCCGACCGAGGCGTGGATCCTCGCCACGCCCGAAGGCCTGGCGATCGCGTTCCGCAACCAGCAGCCCGCGAGCGTGCCGCGCACCCGCCAGCGTGTGCAGCGCGATTTCGAGGAACAGGTCGATCGCGTCAACCTGATGATCGATTACGACGGCGACGGTCGCACCGGCTACAACTTCACCGTCTCGTCCACCGACGGCATCGCCGACGCGGTGATCACCAACGAAAGCCAGTTCAACGACGACTGGGACGGCAACTGGCGCCACGCCGTCAGCGAGGACGACGAGTACTGGTACGTCGAGATGCTGATCCCGTGGTACATCGCGCCGATGCGCGAGGGCCGCGACGGCACGCGCACGGTCAAGATCTACCTTGACCGCGTGATCGGCTCCACCGGTGAGCGTTCCGCCTGGCCGGGCGCGAGCTTCCAGCGTCCGCGCTTCCTGTCCGACTTCGCGCCGGTGGAGATGCCGCAGTACAGCCAGTCGCTGCTGGCGATCACGCCCTACGCGTCGGGCCTGTACGACAACGTCAACCATTCCAGCGACTTCGACGGCGGCGCCGATCTCTTCTGGAAGCCGAACGGCCAGTTCCAGCTGTCGGCCACGCTGAACCCGGATTTCGGCCAGGTCGAGAGCGACGACCTCGTCGTCAACTTCGATGCGACGGAGATCTTCATCAGCGACAAGCGCCCGTTCTTCACCGAGAACCAGGGCATCTTCGAATTCACCACGCCGTCGGACTACAGCCAGCTGCTGTACACGCGCCGCGTCGGTGGCCCGGCGGACGACGGCGATGGCGCCGGCGACATCACCGCGGCGGTGAAGCTCAACGGCAGCATCGGCGCGACCAAGTACGGCGTGTTCGCCGCCGACGAAGCCGATGAAGTCGGTCGCACGTTCGGCGCGCTGCGCGTGGTGCGCGACATGGACAAGCAGAACCTCGGCGCGATGGTCACCCACGTCGACCGTCCGTTCCTCGATCGCGACGCGACCGTGATGGGCGTGGACCACAACTGGCGCCCGAGCGCGCGCGTGAGCGTGGAAACGCGCCTGATCGGCAGCCAGATCGACGAGTCGGGCCGCACCACCGACGACACCGGCGCGACGATGTGGGTCAACTACGAGATGGACCACGGCTGGCGCCAGCGCTGGCTCGCGATGCACTTCGGCAACGAGCTGGAGATCAACGACTTCGGCTACCTGCAGCGCAACAGCACCAACTACTTCAACTGGGAAGTGCTGCGTCGCTTCACCGACCTGCCGGCCGATTCGCGCTACTCGTCGAAGGACTGGCGCGGACGCATCAGCGGCACCGACAACGACCACGGCGATCGCCTGCAGCGCCAGCTGCGCATCAGCCGCGAGGGCAACCTGCGCAACGGCAGCTACGAATACGCGCAGATCAACATCAACACTTCCGGCGTCGACGATCTGCTCACGCGCGGCAACGGCCTGGTCGACAAGCCGTCGAGCTTCAACGCGTACTTCGAGTTCACGCGTCCGCGCAAGGGCGACTGGGCGTGGGAAGTAGAAGCGGACCTGTTCAGCGGCGGCCTCGCCGGCAACGACAAGGTCGGCTACGACTTGCGCGTCCAGCCGACGTACTTCATCAGCGACGCCTTCAGCGTGTACCTGGGCGGTTACTACGAGCGCATCCCGAGCTGGCTGGTGTGGCAGAACGACAACCTGATCGGCGAATTCAACGAGCACATGCTGCAGCTCGACGCCGGCATGGACTGGACGATCACCAGCAAGCAGGAGCTGCGCGTGAAGCTGCAGGCCATCGGCCTGGACGCCGACCTGGAGCAGGCGTACCGGGTGGCGCAGAACGGCGCGTCGATTCCGACCGACGAACCGGTCGAGGATTTCAGCGTCAGCAACCTCGGCTTCCAGATCCGTTACCGCTACGAACTGGCGCCGCTCTCGTATCTGTATGTGGTCTATGGCCGCGGTGGTTTCGACCAGCAGCCGTTCGCCGATGGCGCGGACCGCGCGCTGCGCGACAGCATGGACCTGCGCGACGACGAGCAGTTGCTGGTGAAGCTGAGCTATCGGTTCGAGCTGTAA
- a CDS encoding 3-hydroxybutyrate dehydrogenase, with translation MSTSSNALEGKTALVTGAASGIGREIAFELARAGAAVVIADLNVHGAQAVAAEIESAGGRALGVAMDVTDEAAVEAGVAQAAQRFGGVDILVSNAGIQIVNPIEQFAYADWKKMLAIHLDGAFLTTKAVLPHMYGAGGGGKSRGGTVIYMGSVHSHLASPLKSAYVTAKHGLLGLSRTLAKEGAKHGVRSHVVCPGFVRTPLVDKQIPEQAKELGISQEEVVSRVMLGNTVDGIFTTVEDVARTVRFLAEFPTAAFTGQSFVVSHGWHMQ, from the coding sequence ATGAGCACGTCCTCCAACGCCCTTGAAGGCAAGACCGCGCTGGTCACCGGCGCGGCCAGCGGCATCGGTCGCGAGATCGCCTTCGAACTCGCGCGCGCCGGCGCGGCGGTGGTCATCGCCGACCTGAACGTGCACGGCGCGCAGGCCGTCGCCGCGGAGATCGAATCCGCCGGGGGACGCGCACTCGGCGTCGCGATGGATGTCACCGACGAGGCCGCGGTCGAGGCCGGCGTGGCGCAGGCCGCGCAGCGCTTCGGCGGCGTCGACATCCTCGTCTCCAATGCCGGCATCCAGATCGTCAACCCGATCGAGCAGTTCGCCTACGCCGACTGGAAGAAGATGCTGGCGATCCACCTCGACGGCGCCTTCCTCACCACGAAGGCCGTGTTGCCGCACATGTACGGCGCGGGCGGCGGCGGCAAGAGCCGCGGCGGCACCGTGATCTACATGGGGTCGGTGCATTCGCACCTGGCCTCGCCGCTGAAGTCCGCCTACGTCACCGCCAAGCACGGCCTGCTCGGCCTTTCGCGCACCCTGGCAAAGGAAGGGGCGAAGCATGGCGTGCGCAGTCATGTCGTGTGCCCGGGCTTCGTGCGTACGCCGCTGGTGGACAAGCAGATTCCCGAACAGGCGAAGGAACTGGGGATCAGCCAGGAAGAGGTCGTCAGCCGGGTGATGCTCGGCAACACCGTGGATGGCATCTTCACCACCGTCGAGGACGTGGCGCGGACCGTGCGCTTCCTCGCGGAATTCCCCACCGCCGCGTTCACCGGCCAGAGCTTCGTCGTCAGCCACGGCTGGCACATGCAGTAA
- a CDS encoding DUF2272 domain-containing protein, with translation MRSSFGILATALTLILLLAPVCAQQNASRAIPAFPRPTGFPDPALRVTWSRGEDAPPMMVRVGPNSFEPMYRRSGNGYVPARAAGYRIAISSCPSIPPRGDPRTRMIDLAAAEWAYFGLPVLDMAVEPSAIVPRVPQPDGVVEIISPGRNASIGSRVLRQAPRLGLMEDDAAVQGTIAGYWAATGNEEAMRVQSIVNYGWHEAGWAMPWSAAFISWLACEAGLSTAQFQRSGGHIDYVRAAVRARDGQDSSQLYVAYDLAESTPAAGDLLCTARGDATFASIADVRSGNSDSNALHCDLVVKTDTDRRRLYAIGGNVNHAVTLSVIATDAKGRPLTDQDIVGAHRWFAVLKPRSGGKVAHDLDGTPTVQTLYRDYARYAGSRRAPPPLPLQGRGTSTPAKASSP, from the coding sequence ATGCGATCGAGCTTCGGGATTCTCGCCACCGCGCTCACCTTGATCCTGCTGCTCGCGCCGGTGTGCGCGCAGCAGAACGCCAGTCGGGCCATCCCCGCGTTTCCGCGTCCCACCGGTTTCCCCGATCCCGCGCTGCGCGTGACCTGGTCGCGCGGCGAGGACGCGCCGCCGATGATGGTGCGCGTCGGTCCGAACTCGTTCGAACCGATGTACCGGCGCTCGGGCAACGGCTATGTGCCGGCGCGCGCGGCGGGCTACCGCATCGCGATCAGCTCGTGTCCATCGATCCCGCCGCGCGGCGATCCGCGCACGCGGATGATCGACCTTGCCGCCGCCGAATGGGCCTACTTCGGCTTGCCCGTGCTGGACATGGCGGTGGAACCGTCGGCGATCGTGCCGCGCGTGCCGCAGCCGGACGGCGTGGTCGAGATCATCTCGCCCGGCCGCAACGCTTCCATCGGCAGCCGCGTGCTGCGCCAGGCGCCGCGCCTGGGTTTGATGGAAGACGACGCCGCCGTGCAGGGCACCATCGCCGGCTACTGGGCCGCGACCGGAAACGAGGAAGCGATGCGCGTGCAGAGCATCGTCAACTACGGTTGGCACGAAGCCGGTTGGGCGATGCCGTGGTCGGCGGCATTCATTTCCTGGCTCGCCTGCGAGGCCGGGCTGTCGACCGCGCAGTTCCAGCGCAGCGGTGGCCACATCGACTACGTGCGCGCCGCGGTGCGCGCACGCGACGGACAGGATTCCTCGCAACTGTACGTCGCGTACGACCTTGCCGAATCAACGCCAGCCGCGGGCGACCTGCTGTGTACGGCGCGCGGCGATGCCACCTTCGCCTCCATCGCCGATGTGCGCAGCGGCAACAGCGATTCCAACGCGCTGCACTGCGATCTGGTGGTGAAAACCGACACGGACCGCCGGCGGCTGTATGCGATCGGCGGCAACGTGAACCATGCGGTGACGCTGTCGGTGATCGCGACCGACGCCAAGGGGCGGCCGCTCACCGACCAGGACATCGTCGGCGCGCACCGCTGGTTCGCGGTGCTGAAGCCGCGTTCGGGCGGCAAGGTCGCGCACGACCTCGACGGCACGCCGACGGTGCAGACGCTCTACCGCGACTACGCGCGCTACGCCGGCAGCCGCCGCGCACCGCCGCCGCTGCCTCTGCAGGGTCGAGGGACGTCGACTCCGGCCAAGGCTTCCTCGCCGTGA